In Miscanthus floridulus cultivar M001 chromosome 5, ASM1932011v1, whole genome shotgun sequence, one genomic interval encodes:
- the LOC136452937 gene encoding phosphatidylglycerophosphate phosphatase PTPMT2-like isoform X2 gives MRICELGDGDAGLAWQQEQQEEEVQASGGGELVRLKAKRALVGAGARVLFYPTLLYNVLRNRFEADFRWWDRVDQFILLGAVPFPSDVPRLKQLGVQGVVTLNEPYETLVPTSLYQANEIEHLVIPTRDYLFAPSLEDISQAIDFIHRNALQGGTTYVHCKAGRGRSTTIVLCYLIKYRNMTPEAALDHVRSIRPRVLLAPSQWHAISSFGTLTTGQLPVRSTNLGYFLEAIEARRTNTENDDYHVMEFDCEDSGLPLSQIMLSKPASPTGCTDAVLITEADLEGYDTYIGTRKDAVSLVVATRRPIMRRLSCLFGSLKLNNSNCEPASSRFTEVRAC, from the exons ATGAGGATCTGCGAGTTGGGAGACGGTGACGCGGGCCTGGCGtggcagcaggagcagcaggaggaggaggttcAGGCGAGCGGTGGCGGCGAGCTCGTACGGCTTAAGGCGAAGCGCGCGCTCGTCGGCGCCGGCGCGAGGGTGCTGTTCTACCCGACGCTGCTCTACAACGTCCTGCGCAACCGGTTCGAGGCGGACTTCCGGTGGTGGGATCGCGTCGACCAG TTTATTTTGCTTGGTGCTGTTCCTTTTCCAAGTGATGTTCCACGGTTGAAGCAGCTTGGAGTTCAAGGGGTTGTAACGTTGAATGAACCTTATGaaactcttgtcccaacatcTTTATACCAG GCGAATGAGATTGAGCACCTGGTAATTCCAACAAGAGATTACCTCTTTGCACCTTCACTCGAGGATATTTCTCAAGCCATAGATTTCATCCACC GGAATGCATTACAAGGCGGTACTACGTATGTTCATTGTAAAGCTGGAAGAGGACGAAGCACCACTATTGTATTGTGCTACTTG ATTAAATACAGGAACATGACCCCTGAAGCAGCTTTGGATCATGTCCGATCCATTAGGCCTAGAGTGCTTTTGGCACCATCGCAGTGGCAT GCTATTAGCTCATTTGGAACTCTCACCACTGGACAACTTCCGGTACGGAGTACAAACCTGGGCTATTTCCTAGAAGCCATTGAAGCTCGCCGTACGAACACAGAAAATGATGATTACCACGTGATGGAGTTTGACTGCGAAGATAGTGGCTTACCACTATCTCAAATTATGCTATCTAAGCCAGCCAGCCCCACTGGGTGCACCGATGCAGTCCTCATAACAGAAGCAGATCTTGAGGGCTATGATACTTATATTGGTACTAGGAAAGATGCCGTGTCGTTGGTAGTAGCCACTCGCAGGCCCATCATGAGGAGATTATCCTGCCTCTTTGGCTCCCTGAAACTTAACAACAGCAATTGTGAACCAGCTTCAAGCCGGTTCACTGAGGTTCGCGCTTGCTAG
- the LOC136452937 gene encoding phosphatidylglycerophosphate phosphatase PTPMT2-like isoform X1 — MRICELGDGDAGLAWQQEQQEEEVQASGGGELVRLKAKRALVGAGARVLFYPTLLYNVLRNRFEADFRWWDRVDQFILLGAVPFPSDVPRLKQLGVQGVVTLNEPYETLVPTSLYQANEIEHLVIPTRDYLFAPSLEDISQAIDFIHPAFFSGNALQGGTTYVHCKAGRGRSTTIVLCYLIKYRNMTPEAALDHVRSIRPRVLLAPSQWHAISSFGTLTTGQLPVRSTNLGYFLEAIEARRTNTENDDYHVMEFDCEDSGLPLSQIMLSKPASPTGCTDAVLITEADLEGYDTYIGTRKDAVSLVVATRRPIMRRLSCLFGSLKLNNSNCEPASSRFTEVRAC; from the exons ATGAGGATCTGCGAGTTGGGAGACGGTGACGCGGGCCTGGCGtggcagcaggagcagcaggaggaggaggttcAGGCGAGCGGTGGCGGCGAGCTCGTACGGCTTAAGGCGAAGCGCGCGCTCGTCGGCGCCGGCGCGAGGGTGCTGTTCTACCCGACGCTGCTCTACAACGTCCTGCGCAACCGGTTCGAGGCGGACTTCCGGTGGTGGGATCGCGTCGACCAG TTTATTTTGCTTGGTGCTGTTCCTTTTCCAAGTGATGTTCCACGGTTGAAGCAGCTTGGAGTTCAAGGGGTTGTAACGTTGAATGAACCTTATGaaactcttgtcccaacatcTTTATACCAG GCGAATGAGATTGAGCACCTGGTAATTCCAACAAGAGATTACCTCTTTGCACCTTCACTCGAGGATATTTCTCAAGCCATAGATTTCATCCACC CTGCCTTCTTTTCAGGGAATGCATTACAAGGCGGTACTACGTATGTTCATTGTAAAGCTGGAAGAGGACGAAGCACCACTATTGTATTGTGCTACTTG ATTAAATACAGGAACATGACCCCTGAAGCAGCTTTGGATCATGTCCGATCCATTAGGCCTAGAGTGCTTTTGGCACCATCGCAGTGGCAT GCTATTAGCTCATTTGGAACTCTCACCACTGGACAACTTCCGGTACGGAGTACAAACCTGGGCTATTTCCTAGAAGCCATTGAAGCTCGCCGTACGAACACAGAAAATGATGATTACCACGTGATGGAGTTTGACTGCGAAGATAGTGGCTTACCACTATCTCAAATTATGCTATCTAAGCCAGCCAGCCCCACTGGGTGCACCGATGCAGTCCTCATAACAGAAGCAGATCTTGAGGGCTATGATACTTATATTGGTACTAGGAAAGATGCCGTGTCGTTGGTAGTAGCCACTCGCAGGCCCATCATGAGGAGATTATCCTGCCTCTTTGGCTCCCTGAAACTTAACAACAGCAATTGTGAACCAGCTTCAAGCCGGTTCACTGAGGTTCGCGCTTGCTAG